The DNA region TCCTTGACGTCGCCGACGATCGGGATGTCGACCTTCACGCGCTTCGAGATCGACGACGGGTCGATGTCGATGTGGATGATCTTGCGCGGACGCGACGCGAAGTGCGCCGGATCGCCGATCACGCGGTCGTCGAAGCGCGCGCCGATCGCGATCAGCACGTCACAGTGCTGCATCGCCATGTTCGCTTCGTAGGTGCCGTGCATGCCGAGCATGCCGAGGAATTTCTTGTCCGACGCGCGATAGCCGCCGAGGCCCATCAGCGTGTTCGTGACCGGGTAGCCGAGCAGGTCGGCGAACTGGTTCAGTTCGCGCGCCGCGTCGGCGAGGATGATGCCGCCGCCCGTGTAGATGTACGGACGCTTCGCCGACAGCAGCAACGACACGGCCTTGCGGATCTGGCCCGAATGGCCTTTCGTGACGGGGTTGTACGAGCGCAGCGACACGCTCTTGACCGGCTCGTACTGGCACGGGGTCTTGGAGATGTCTTTCGGAATGTCGATCAGCACCGGGCCCGGACGGCCGGTGCGGGCGATGTAGAACGCCTTCTTGACGGTTTCCGCGAGGTCGCGCACGTCCTTCACGAGGAAGTTGTGCTTCACGCACGGACGCGTGATGCCGACGGTGTCGCACTCCTGGAACGCGTCCTGGCCGATCGCGGCAGTCGGCACCTGGCCGCTGATCACGACCATCGGGATCGAATCCATGTAGGCCGTCGCGATGCCGGTCACCGCATTGGTGACACCGGGGCCGGACGTCACGAGACAGACGCCGACGTTGCCGGTGGAACGCGCATACGCATCGGCTGCATGCACGGCCGCCTGTTCGTGGCGCACCAGCACGTGCTGAATCTTGTCCTGCTTGTAAAGCTCGTCGTAGATGTAGAGTACCGAGCCGCCGGGGTAGCCCCAGATGAATTCGACGTTCTCGTCGGCCAGTGCCTTCATGAGCACGGTGGCGCCGATGGAGTCGCTATCGGGAAGGGAAAGGGGTTCCGACGTGGAGAATTCCGCGCTGGGCATGTTCATTTTGACCTTTCGAATTTTCGGCAAAAAATTGATCGGGTGCTCTCTGCCGGGCTTGTGGCTCGGGTTCAAGCGGCGCGTCCAGTTTGAAGGGCGGGCTTCTTGGGCCAGCCTCAAATGAGACCATCACTTCATGTTGCGAATCGCTGACGATAGCCGGTCACGATTGGGCCGTCAAGCAAAATATCCCGCAGCGCATCATGGCCGCCGCCCGCCGGCCCGCGGACGCGGCTCGCGCACAACGTGGCGCGCCGCAACCGGTGCCAAGTCGCGCGAAAATTTGTTAGCATCCGCGGGTTTTACGAAATTTTTCGACCCTTTTCACACGCCGCAGTCCGCAGCGCATACCTTTACGGAATGGCATCAGACAAGGAACTCGCCGACTTTCTGGCGGGCGTCGAAAGGCGCGCGTTCAAGCAGGCTGCCTACGCCGTGCGCGACGACGATGCGTCGCTCGACATCGTGCAGGACGCGATGATCAAGCTGGCGGAGAAATACGGCGACCGGCCGGCGGCCGAGCTGCCGCTGCTGTTCCAGCGGATCCTGCAGAACGCCATCCACGACTGGTTCCGCCGGCAGAAGGTCCGCAATACGTGGGTCACGCTCTTCTCGTCGCTCAACAATACGGACGACGACGACTTCGATCCGCTGGAAACACTCGAATCGGCGGACGACAATGCGGGAGTCGAGAGCACGGAGCACCGCCTCGAGCGGGAACAGGTTC from Burkholderia ambifaria AMMD includes:
- a CDS encoding RNA polymerase sigma factor; protein product: MASDKELADFLAGVERRAFKQAAYAVRDDDASLDIVQDAMIKLAEKYGDRPAAELPLLFQRILQNAIHDWFRRQKVRNTWVTLFSSLNNTDDDDFDPLETLESADDNAGVESTEHRLEREQVLALIDEEIQKLPARQREAFLMRYWEDMDVAETAAAMGCSEGSVKTHCSRATHTLAHALKAKGITL
- a CDS encoding acetolactate synthase 3 catalytic subunit — protein: MNMPSAEFSTSEPLSLPDSDSIGATVLMKALADENVEFIWGYPGGSVLYIYDELYKQDKIQHVLVRHEQAAVHAADAYARSTGNVGVCLVTSGPGVTNAVTGIATAYMDSIPMVVISGQVPTAAIGQDAFQECDTVGITRPCVKHNFLVKDVRDLAETVKKAFYIARTGRPGPVLIDIPKDISKTPCQYEPVKSVSLRSYNPVTKGHSGQIRKAVSLLLSAKRPYIYTGGGIILADAARELNQFADLLGYPVTNTLMGLGGYRASDKKFLGMLGMHGTYEANMAMQHCDVLIAIGARFDDRVIGDPAHFASRPRKIIHIDIDPSSISKRVKVDIPIVGDVKEVLKELIEQLQTAEHGPDTDALAQWWKDIEGWRSKDCLKFDRESEIIKPQYVVEKAWELTDGNAFVCSDVGQHQMWAAQFYRFNKPRRWINSGGLGTMGFGLPAAMGVKMAHPDDDVLCITGEGSIQMCIQELSTCLQYDTPVKIISLNNRYLGMVRQWQQIEYSKRYSHSYMDALPDFVKLAEAYGHVGMRIEKTSDVEPALKEALRLKDRTVFLDFQTDPTENVWPMVQAGKGITEMLLGSEDL